A window of the Acidobacteriota bacterium genome harbors these coding sequences:
- a CDS encoding TIGR00366 family protein, producing the protein MLVRLAQHSAEFIRRTLPDPFVFAVLLTVITGIAAVLWVGAGPLEVLSGWYDGFWMLLEFGMQIILILVTGYAIALSAPAARLIDRLALKITRPASVYLTVLVAGELLNLVSWGWIVLAAVLGRELAIRVRGVHYPYLMACVFVSSGSWVTGFSSSIPLMLNTPDNFLIESGLLSATIPVSTTLGSPLNLTVIALYVVGGPLVMWLLRPRGAAVEIDDLRTGPGPAKEWTVAEEAEALRDPEPILSDKLNHSAVLQMFVVAMGLAYIVTHFIRRGFDLNLNLMIFIFLIFGMLLHRTPIAYVTAMARACSNISGIVFQYPFYAGIMGIMMATGLGTAIAEWMTSYVTLKTLPLAAFLLGGAVNFSIPSAGGEWAVIGPPLIETARDLAGQLSAAEFNSQVGRIAMAVAYGESLTNLLQPFFLLTILPVMGAGIRIQARDVVGYFLLPFLIFFAIVGALVTVFPF; encoded by the coding sequence GTGCTCGTCAGATTGGCCCAGCACAGTGCAGAGTTCATCAGACGAACGCTGCCCGACCCGTTCGTGTTCGCGGTGTTGTTGACCGTCATCACCGGAATCGCAGCCGTTCTGTGGGTCGGAGCCGGTCCGCTCGAGGTTCTCTCAGGCTGGTACGACGGATTCTGGATGCTGCTCGAGTTCGGCATGCAAATCATCCTGATCCTCGTCACCGGATACGCTATCGCCCTGTCTGCGCCGGCCGCCCGCCTCATCGACCGACTGGCTCTCAAGATCACCCGTCCCGCCTCGGTCTACCTGACCGTGCTCGTGGCGGGCGAGTTGCTCAACCTCGTGAGCTGGGGATGGATCGTTCTGGCGGCGGTCCTCGGCCGCGAGCTGGCCATTCGTGTGCGTGGCGTTCACTACCCATACCTCATGGCGTGTGTCTTCGTATCGAGTGGATCGTGGGTGACCGGGTTTTCGAGCTCGATTCCCCTGATGCTCAACACGCCCGACAACTTTCTCATCGAGAGCGGCCTCCTGTCCGCCACGATACCTGTCAGTACGACCCTCGGCAGCCCGCTCAACCTGACAGTCATTGCCCTCTACGTGGTCGGCGGGCCGCTCGTGATGTGGCTCCTGAGACCGCGTGGTGCAGCCGTCGAAATCGATGATCTGCGAACCGGCCCGGGACCCGCAAAGGAATGGACGGTGGCCGAGGAGGCCGAGGCTCTCAGAGATCCCGAGCCCATTCTCTCCGACAAGCTGAACCACAGCGCCGTCCTGCAGATGTTCGTCGTCGCAATGGGCCTTGCTTACATCGTCACGCACTTCATTCGTCGAGGCTTCGACCTCAACCTCAACCTCATGATCTTCATTTTTCTGATCTTCGGCATGTTGCTCCACCGCACGCCGATCGCATATGTCACGGCCATGGCCCGCGCCTGCTCGAACATCTCGGGGATCGTGTTTCAGTACCCGTTTTACGCGGGAATCATGGGCATCATGATGGCGACCGGTCTGGGGACGGCGATCGCAGAGTGGATGACATCGTATGTGACCCTGAAGACCCTTCCGTTGGCCGCTTTTCTCCTCGGTGGAGCGGTCAACTTCTCGATTCCGTCGGCCGGCGGTGAATGGGCGGTCATCGGGCCGCCGTTGATCGAGACTGCTCGTGATTTGGCCGGGCAGCTGAGTGCGGCAGAGTTCAACTCTCAGGTCGGCAGAATCGCGATGGCCGTGGCCTACGGCGAGTCGCTCACCAACCTCCTGCAGCCCTTTTTCCTGCTCACCATCCTCCCCGTGATGGGTGCCGGAATTCGTATCCAGGCACGCGACGTCGTCGGGTATTTTCTGCTGCCCTTCCTGATCTTCTTCGCCATTGTCGGGGCGTTGG